One Sphingobium sp. CAP-1 genomic region harbors:
- a CDS encoding SDR family NAD(P)-dependent oxidoreductase gives MGQLAGKAAIVTGGARGVAKGVATAFVKAGAKVLIVDREAELGRQTEAELTALGGDVAFMQVDLADRAALPAIVVTALERFGTLDILVNAAQASRQLPLADTPDDAMDLSFDTGFWPTFVLMRAAYPHLVATRGSVINFATGAAFDAIPTQGSYVAAKEAIRAISKVAATEWGPEGVRVNIICPFANSPGVQAWKDWAPDDYATQINKVSLRRIGDCEKDIGSAAVFLASDAAAYITGQTLMVDGGQTKAF, from the coding sequence ATGGGGCAATTGGCAGGCAAGGCGGCGATCGTGACAGGCGGCGCGCGGGGCGTTGCGAAAGGCGTTGCGACCGCTTTTGTCAAGGCGGGCGCGAAGGTGCTTATTGTCGATCGGGAAGCCGAACTGGGGCGGCAAACCGAGGCTGAACTGACGGCGCTGGGTGGCGATGTCGCCTTCATGCAGGTGGATCTTGCCGACCGGGCGGCGCTGCCCGCCATCGTGGTGACGGCGCTGGAGCGGTTTGGAACGCTCGATATTCTCGTCAACGCGGCGCAGGCTTCGCGCCAGTTGCCGCTTGCCGATACGCCCGACGACGCGATGGACCTGTCCTTCGATACCGGTTTCTGGCCGACCTTCGTGCTGATGCGCGCGGCCTATCCGCATCTGGTGGCGACCAGGGGCAGCGTCATCAACTTCGCGACCGGCGCCGCTTTCGATGCGATCCCGACCCAGGGTTCCTACGTCGCCGCCAAGGAGGCGATCCGTGCCATTTCGAAGGTTGCCGCGACCGAATGGGGGCCGGAAGGGGTGCGCGTCAACATCATCTGCCCCTTCGCCAACTCGCCGGGTGTGCAGGCATGGAAGGATTGGGCACCTGACGATTATGCTACGCAGATCAATAAAGTGTCATTGAGACGTATAGGTGATTGCGAAAAAGATATCGGTTCTGCCGCTGTGTTCTTGGCGAGTGACGCAGCAGCCTATATCACCGGCCAGACATTGATGGTCGACGGCGGACAGACGAAGGCTTTCTGA
- a CDS encoding FAD-dependent oxidoreductase, which produces MAEISLHHPFPASDVAVWDFETDVAIVGFGATGACAAIEAAAAGARVMLFERGSGSGGASALSGGEIYIGGGGGTDAQRAAGFEDSTEDFAAYLKAAGGPCADEAKCDLYAREALGHYAWLKEQGIPYRGNYLPGKHIEPTDDSTLIWSGSEAAWPFCDIARPAPRGHVIAHSGWGGGRPMVDILEKRARELGVQVVTDARAVALVQDDARRVVGLIVRIDNQNRFVRAARGVVLCTGGFVFNEDMRRRYCPETFRISSPIGDQDDGSGIELGVGAGGDAIHMEQFFTTCPWTMPEPQAHGVFVNQAGQRFINEDCYHGRVSRCAVDQLGDKVYLLLDIAHFDQPLDMAGMTIAGTGESWEEVEAELEMAPGTLSATMAFYNSHAAEGRDPLFHKRLPILTPLDQGPFVALELNFATSYFSFFTLGGLRTSTDGEVLDRTGAAVPGLFAAGRCTSGLPAWGHGYSSGLSLADCTFFGRQAGRQAAQG; this is translated from the coding sequence TTGGCAGAGATATCCCTTCATCACCCCTTCCCGGCGTCTGACGTGGCGGTATGGGATTTTGAAACCGATGTTGCGATCGTCGGCTTTGGCGCGACAGGCGCCTGCGCCGCGATCGAAGCCGCTGCCGCTGGCGCCCGCGTCATGCTGTTCGAACGCGGATCGGGCAGCGGGGGCGCTTCCGCCTTGTCGGGTGGCGAAATCTATATTGGCGGCGGGGGCGGCACCGATGCCCAGCGCGCCGCAGGTTTCGAGGATAGCACCGAGGATTTCGCGGCCTATCTGAAGGCCGCCGGCGGTCCCTGCGCGGATGAGGCGAAATGCGATCTCTATGCGCGGGAAGCGCTGGGTCATTATGCCTGGCTGAAAGAGCAGGGCATACCCTATCGTGGCAATTACCTGCCCGGCAAGCATATCGAACCGACCGATGATTCCACGCTGATCTGGTCCGGCAGCGAAGCGGCCTGGCCCTTTTGCGATATCGCCAGGCCCGCGCCGCGCGGCCATGTCATCGCGCATAGCGGGTGGGGCGGCGGACGGCCCATGGTCGATATTCTTGAAAAGCGGGCGCGTGAACTGGGCGTGCAGGTGGTAACGGATGCGCGTGCGGTCGCGCTGGTGCAGGATGATGCGCGGCGCGTGGTCGGCCTGATCGTGCGCATCGACAATCAGAACCGTTTCGTTCGCGCGGCCAGGGGCGTGGTCCTTTGCACTGGCGGCTTCGTCTTTAACGAAGATATGCGCCGCCGCTATTGCCCGGAAACGTTCAGGATCAGCAGTCCGATCGGCGATCAGGATGACGGGTCCGGGATCGAACTGGGCGTGGGCGCGGGCGGCGACGCCATCCATATGGAGCAGTTCTTCACCACCTGTCCCTGGACCATGCCGGAACCGCAGGCCCATGGTGTGTTCGTCAATCAGGCCGGGCAACGGTTCATCAACGAGGATTGCTATCATGGCAGGGTGAGCCGCTGCGCCGTCGACCAATTGGGTGACAAGGTCTATCTGCTGCTCGACATCGCACATTTCGACCAGCCGCTGGACATGGCGGGCATGACCATTGCGGGTACGGGCGAGAGTTGGGAAGAGGTCGAGGCGGAACTGGAAATGGCGCCGGGTACCCTGAGTGCGACAATGGCCTTCTACAATAGTCATGCAGCGGAAGGGCGTGATCCGCTGTTTCACAAGCGGCTGCCGATCCTGACGCCGCTGGATCAGGGTCCATTCGTGGCGCTGGAGCTGAATTTCGCGACGAGTTATTTCAGCTTCTTCACGCTGGGGGGGCTGCGGACCTCGACCGATGGCGAAGTGCTGGACCGGACCGGGGCGGCTGTGCCGGGTTTGTTTGCGGCCGGGCGTTGCACGTCGGGCCTGCCCGCATGGGGGCATGGCTATAGTTCGGGTCTCAGCCTTGCTGACTGCACCTTTTTTGGGCGTCAGGCCGGTCGGCAGGCGGCGCAGGGCTGA
- a CDS encoding TonB-dependent receptor — translation MSVNVATGEQLEKFKIFDVKDVSQLAPGLQLTNTTGRNNTTTLRGVTFDPDQGTAPAVQLYLNEIPADAQTAFTAMYDVQQIEVLRGPQGLLRGLSAPAGSITIATRKPNFDKIEGYMQATGTDRHAYNVQGGVSLPFSDSFAIRVAGLVDGNRLNQVRDVNLGGQHSQSRTESGRITLGWKPSSDFTAYLNYQYLHADNRQFQQVIGSGNTPFGTYRSVFGIPSVFMPPAFGGGPFATDTSVVSGPALGVSDYGAVQEGAFRNQNETHIVNLQFDYDLGPATLSFVGAHQFSKLKINRDLDAANAIPNYIQTSNVVTPYKVDTAELRLTSDNEEGLGWGVGAFYSKQTGTTVVNQDNSIFQYAVAPNALVNPPCGLVGGAAAGCTGNFAPYTLPNQLPLSVLVTVPVDSETWSFNGNLRYKTGPLTIQGGLRYSIMRKVQTTQQSLSGIFNTPPAEIIPAALQRTRNTPITGGATINYAFSPDLNAYIAYGHSFRQGSTKVAGPAVVSDDLIRTNPEKTDSFEFGLKGSLIDRKLNYTVAAFYQKLDGFLSRFTNIYWSSPTNPGQTTGGFDFNYNGDAKVKGIEASLDARPTRDWDLSISAAYTHARWSNALLPCNDYAGTGTPNTTGTPAVTGTGNVSYCNSSDKLANTPDFSLNANTELRFPMDKVTPFVRALMTYTPSYNWWQSQYRFKDREMVNLFLGVRSNDDKWELDLFAKNLLNQKRITNISLGEVTTNASVYGTYDSGYSSVNVTNPREFGATLNFKW, via the coding sequence ATGTCAGTGAACGTCGCAACCGGCGAGCAGCTTGAAAAATTCAAGATCTTCGATGTCAAGGATGTGTCGCAACTCGCGCCGGGCCTGCAACTGACCAATACGACTGGTCGCAACAATACCACCACCTTGCGCGGTGTTACCTTCGACCCCGATCAGGGTACCGCGCCCGCAGTCCAGCTTTACCTGAACGAAATTCCCGCCGACGCGCAAACCGCCTTTACGGCGATGTACGACGTTCAGCAGATCGAAGTGTTGCGCGGCCCCCAGGGGCTGTTGCGCGGCCTGTCGGCGCCTGCCGGTTCCATCACCATTGCCACCCGCAAGCCGAACTTCGACAAGATCGAAGGCTATATGCAGGCCACCGGGACCGACCGGCACGCCTATAATGTGCAGGGCGGCGTATCGCTGCCCTTCTCCGACAGCTTTGCGATCCGGGTCGCGGGCCTTGTCGATGGCAATCGCCTGAACCAGGTGCGCGACGTTAATCTGGGCGGCCAGCATTCGCAGAGCCGTACCGAAAGCGGTCGCATCACGCTGGGCTGGAAGCCGAGCAGCGATTTCACCGCCTATTTGAATTACCAGTATCTTCATGCCGACAATCGCCAGTTCCAGCAGGTGATCGGCAGCGGCAATACCCCGTTCGGCACCTATCGTTCCGTATTCGGCATTCCGTCCGTATTCATGCCGCCCGCCTTTGGCGGTGGCCCCTTCGCCACCGATACCAGTGTCGTTTCGGGTCCGGCGCTGGGCGTGTCCGATTATGGCGCGGTGCAGGAAGGTGCCTTCCGCAACCAGAATGAAACCCATATCGTCAATCTGCAATTCGATTATGATCTGGGACCAGCGACCCTGTCTTTCGTGGGAGCGCATCAGTTCAGCAAGCTCAAGATCAATCGCGATCTCGATGCCGCCAACGCCATCCCGAACTATATCCAGACATCGAACGTGGTCACGCCTTACAAGGTCGACACGGCGGAGCTTCGCCTGACCTCTGACAATGAGGAAGGACTGGGTTGGGGCGTCGGCGCCTTCTATTCCAAACAGACCGGCACTACCGTCGTGAACCAGGACAACAGCATATTCCAATATGCCGTTGCGCCCAATGCACTGGTCAACCCGCCCTGCGGTTTGGTTGGCGGCGCTGCGGCAGGCTGCACGGGCAATTTCGCGCCCTACACCCTTCCCAATCAGTTGCCGCTGAGCGTTCTTGTCACTGTGCCGGTGGACTCGGAAACCTGGTCGTTCAACGGCAACCTTCGTTACAAGACCGGGCCGCTGACCATTCAGGGCGGTCTGCGCTATTCGATCATGCGCAAGGTCCAGACAACGCAACAATCCTTGTCGGGCATTTTCAACACGCCACCAGCCGAGATCATCCCGGCGGCATTGCAACGCACGCGGAACACGCCAATCACCGGCGGTGCAACGATCAACTATGCCTTCAGCCCCGATCTGAATGCCTATATCGCCTATGGCCATTCCTTCCGTCAGGGCAGTACCAAGGTTGCAGGACCGGCCGTTGTTTCGGACGATCTCATTCGGACCAACCCGGAAAAGACCGACTCGTTCGAGTTCGGCCTCAAGGGATCGCTCATCGATCGCAAGCTGAACTATACTGTTGCCGCCTTCTATCAGAAGCTCGACGGTTTCCTCAGCCGCTTCACCAACATCTATTGGTCGTCGCCGACCAATCCGGGTCAGACGACCGGCGGTTTCGATTTCAATTATAATGGCGATGCCAAGGTCAAGGGCATCGAAGCGTCACTGGATGCGCGTCCCACGCGCGATTGGGATCTGAGCATCAGCGCCGCCTATACCCATGCGCGCTGGAGCAACGCCCTGCTGCCGTGCAACGATTATGCCGGCACGGGCACACCCAATACAACGGGCACCCCCGCTGTCACCGGCACGGGCAATGTCAGCTATTGCAACAGCAGCGACAAGCTGGCCAATACGCCCGACTTCAGCCTGAACGCCAATACGGAACTGCGTTTCCCGATGGACAAGGTGACGCCCTTTGTTCGGGCGCTGATGACCTACACGCCAAGCTATAATTGGTGGCAGTCGCAATATCGCTTCAAAGATCGCGAAATGGTCAACCTGTTCCTGGGTGTTCGTTCCAATGACGACAAATGGGAACTGGATCTCTTCGCCAAGAATTTGCTCAACCAGAAGCGGATCACGAATATCTCGCTGGGTGAAGTAACGACCAACGCTTCCGTCTATGGCACCTACGATTCGGGTTACAGTTCCGTCAACGTCACGAACCCGCGTGAATTCGGTGCGACGCTCAACTTCAAATGGTGA
- a CDS encoding flavin-containing monooxygenase, translating into MRHAIIGAGMAGLLAAIKLKQAGADFQVYEKADRLGGTWRDNRYPGLTCDVPAHAYTYSFEPYAEWQAYYATGEEVRTYFEHSAAKYDVVPYIRLGCEVVSCIWQEAGFWVLELSSGEKVEADIVIAASGVLHHPRMPEIEGLDSFAGAAFHSARWQDDARIDGARVGVVGNGSTGVQIITALQGRTEALVHFQRSPQWIMPVPYFRYSEEERAAFRRDPSLIDAIRYDKEYWANIHRFTQAITHVDGPEIALIEKLCLDNLENSIQDSALREKLRPNYRAACKRLIYSWCYYDAVQQPNVTVEREGIARIEPEGVRLKDGRLQPLDTLVLATGFHADRFIRPTQVLGREGVSLDDVWATRPTAYYAVTIPRFPNFFMLNGPTGPVGNFSLIDIAERQWAYIEQLLAPLRQGAVASVEPTMAAHADYEERRVAAARTTIFGSGCSSWYLDATGVPSSWPWSYEAFADAMAAPVMADYGLAAAQPVA; encoded by the coding sequence TTGCGTCATGCCATCATAGGTGCCGGCATGGCTGGCCTGCTGGCCGCGATCAAGCTCAAGCAGGCCGGCGCGGATTTCCAGGTCTATGAAAAGGCCGATCGCCTTGGCGGCACATGGCGTGACAATCGCTATCCCGGCCTGACCTGCGACGTGCCCGCCCATGCCTACACCTACAGTTTCGAACCCTATGCCGAATGGCAGGCCTATTATGCCACGGGCGAGGAGGTGCGAACCTATTTCGAGCATAGCGCTGCCAAATATGATGTGGTGCCGTATATCCGTCTGGGCTGCGAGGTAGTTTCCTGCATCTGGCAGGAAGCGGGCTTCTGGGTTCTGGAATTGTCATCGGGCGAGAAGGTCGAGGCGGATATCGTCATTGCGGCATCGGGTGTGCTGCATCATCCCCGGATGCCCGAGATTGAGGGGCTGGACAGCTTTGCCGGCGCTGCTTTCCACAGCGCCCGCTGGCAGGATGATGCCCGGATCGATGGCGCGCGCGTGGGCGTGGTCGGCAATGGGTCGACCGGGGTGCAGATCATCACGGCGTTGCAAGGGCGGACCGAGGCGCTCGTGCATTTTCAACGGTCGCCGCAATGGATCATGCCAGTTCCCTATTTCCGCTATAGCGAGGAGGAACGGGCGGCGTTTCGGCGCGATCCCAGCCTGATCGATGCAATCCGTTATGACAAGGAATATTGGGCCAATATCCATCGCTTCACGCAGGCGATCACCCATGTCGATGGCCCTGAGATCGCGCTTATCGAGAAGCTGTGCCTCGACAATCTGGAAAACAGCATCCAGGATTCGGCGCTCAGGGAAAAGCTGCGCCCCAATTACCGTGCCGCCTGTAAGCGGCTCATCTATTCGTGGTGCTATTATGATGCGGTCCAGCAGCCCAATGTGACTGTCGAGCGGGAGGGGATCGCCCGGATCGAACCGGAAGGCGTTCGCCTGAAGGATGGCAGGTTACAGCCGCTCGATACGCTGGTGCTGGCAACCGGCTTTCATGCCGATCGCTTCATCCGCCCGACGCAGGTGCTGGGGCGTGAGGGTGTGTCGCTGGATGATGTCTGGGCGACACGGCCGACGGCCTATTATGCCGTGACGATTCCGCGCTTCCCGAATTTCTTCATGCTCAACGGTCCGACCGGCCCCGTCGGCAATTTCTCGCTGATTGATATTGCGGAACGGCAATGGGCCTATATCGAACAATTGCTCGCGCCGCTGCGACAGGGGGCAGTGGCAAGCGTCGAGCCGACGATGGCAGCCCATGCGGATTATGAAGAGCGGCGTGTTGCCGCCGCCCGGACGACCATCTTCGGGTCGGGCTGTTCGAGCTGGTATCTGGATGCAACCGGCGTGCCATCCAGTTGGCCGTGGAGTTACGAGGCCTTTGCCGATGCGATGGCCGCGCCGGTCATGGCGGATTATGGTCTGGCGGCGGCGCAGCCGGTCGCCTGA
- a CDS encoding TetR/AcrR family transcriptional regulator — protein MTLRMNETVPTRRPGRPRREESGDIDQQLIDAAMQMLAQHGPALTMNTIIAASGLSRKTVYARYPNKPALMAAVVRTMLDYGLEPLVIPDRPHWRESLHAFVDQSLNEVCQPQAMTLRRLLTLDPAFMDKVKPRIEQVIVRRYMDPLIAFLDELVQAGTIPPQDIPFAAEALTSLVLSESHRRFFQNDIDVANDPDRLDEFAQKLVRLFCDGILA, from the coding sequence ATGACCCTGCGTATGAATGAGACGGTACCTACCCGACGCCCCGGCCGCCCCAGACGCGAAGAAAGCGGCGATATCGACCAGCAACTGATCGACGCGGCAATGCAGATGCTGGCGCAGCATGGGCCGGCGCTGACGATGAACACGATTATCGCCGCGTCCGGCCTGTCGCGCAAAACGGTCTATGCCCGCTACCCCAACAAGCCGGCCCTGATGGCGGCCGTTGTGCGGACAATGCTGGATTATGGGCTGGAACCGCTGGTCATTCCCGATCGCCCGCATTGGCGTGAGAGCCTGCACGCCTTTGTCGACCAGAGCCTCAACGAAGTCTGCCAGCCGCAGGCCATGACGTTGCGACGACTGCTAACGCTCGATCCAGCTTTCATGGATAAGGTGAAGCCCCGGATCGAACAGGTGATCGTGCGGCGCTATATGGACCCGCTGATCGCCTTTCTTGATGAACTTGTGCAGGCAGGGACGATACCGCCGCAGGATATCCCCTTCGCGGCCGAAGCATTGACCAGCCTGGTCCTGTCGGAATCCCATCGCCGCTTCTTTCAGAACGATATCGATGTCGCCAATGATCCCGACAGACTCGACGAATTCGCTCAAAAACTGGTGCGGCTGTTCTGCGACGGGATATTGGCCTAG
- a CDS encoding efflux transporter outer membrane subunit, which produces MPSLASHSCLLLIGGLALAGCAPKVELARPAIALPQQFEARAPTPAAEEVALDHWWDGFGDAQLTSLVNAALERSTDARSAYFRLREARAIRDQALSQQQPGGGISGSAASRGGTVMSGHDVLASTAEGSSQSLGFSPSWELDLFGRLSAIGRGARASYVAAAYDYHAARMSIAADVATMLFDARGLAVQRDDAEEILRIASELARTSALARDHGLVAAADTARLEGDVASARAELTRIDVALRNAKRSLLVLVGRADAPTDSLSIKAALDTPPAVPASIPATLLARRPDVLAAQARLAAATHAVQIDRLALFPRFTLQGSGSINRGSGPPALISGLWSLAAGLSLPVLDRTRLIAQLRATEAQGQQAVIAYEGAVQDAFRDADIALATLNADRLRLDDLSRAEERARFAFDAGRKGQAAGLTDLTTLLQSERTWRAARSALTNARAQALRDAVSTFRALGGGWSPDQPATAPGQPSVSLPTQSKDIL; this is translated from the coding sequence TTGCCGAGTCTTGCCTCGCATTCTTGTCTCCTTCTGATTGGCGGACTGGCGCTTGCCGGATGCGCGCCAAAAGTTGAGCTGGCGCGTCCTGCAATCGCCCTGCCGCAGCAGTTCGAAGCGCGCGCGCCCACGCCTGCCGCAGAAGAGGTGGCCCTCGATCATTGGTGGGACGGATTCGGCGATGCGCAGCTCACGAGCCTGGTCAACGCGGCGCTGGAGCGCAGCACGGATGCGCGGAGTGCCTATTTTCGCCTGCGCGAAGCGCGGGCCATTCGCGATCAGGCCTTGTCGCAGCAGCAGCCCGGCGGCGGTATCAGCGGCTCCGCCGCCTCCCGCGGCGGCACGGTCATGTCCGGTCACGACGTGCTGGCCAGCACCGCCGAAGGGAGCAGCCAGTCATTGGGCTTCAGCCCAAGCTGGGAACTGGACCTGTTCGGCCGGTTGTCGGCAATCGGCCGGGGTGCGCGGGCCAGCTATGTCGCTGCGGCCTACGATTATCATGCTGCCCGCATGAGCATCGCGGCCGATGTCGCAACCATGTTGTTCGATGCGCGGGGACTGGCGGTTCAGCGTGACGATGCCGAGGAAATATTGCGGATCGCCAGCGAACTGGCGCGAACATCGGCCCTGGCGCGCGATCATGGCCTGGTTGCGGCGGCCGATACGGCCCGGCTGGAGGGCGATGTCGCGAGCGCTCGCGCCGAATTGACCCGCATCGATGTCGCATTGCGAAATGCGAAGCGATCGCTGCTGGTGCTGGTCGGGCGCGCCGACGCGCCCACCGATAGCCTGTCGATCAAGGCCGCTCTGGATACGCCGCCTGCGGTTCCGGCGTCGATTCCCGCCACCCTGCTTGCCCGCCGCCCTGACGTGCTGGCGGCGCAGGCCCGGCTGGCGGCGGCGACCCATGCCGTGCAGATTGACCGGCTGGCGCTGTTCCCACGTTTCACCTTGCAGGGGAGCGGCAGCATCAATCGTGGTTCGGGACCGCCCGCCCTGATATCGGGCCTCTGGTCGCTGGCTGCGGGATTGAGCCTGCCGGTGCTGGATCGCACGCGCCTTATCGCGCAACTGCGCGCGACGGAGGCGCAGGGGCAGCAGGCGGTCATTGCCTATGAAGGGGCGGTGCAGGACGCGTTTCGGGATGCCGACATCGCCCTTGCGACACTCAATGCCGATCGGTTGCGGCTGGACGACCTGTCGCGGGCGGAGGAACGGGCGCGTTTTGCGTTCGATGCCGGCCGCAAGGGGCAGGCGGCGGGGCTGACGGACCTGACTACCCTGCTTCAGTCGGAGCGAACCTGGCGGGCTGCGCGATCCGCGCTGACCAACGCACGGGCGCAGGCGCTGCGGGATGCCGTCTCCACCTTTCGGGCGCTGGGCGGGGGCTGGAGCCCGGATCAGCCCGCTACCGCCCCTGGCCAGCCATCCGTCTCCCTTCCCACCCAATCCAAGGACATATTGTGA
- a CDS encoding efflux RND transporter periplasmic adaptor subunit codes for MTHKPRLLLMALSPLLSLAACGGEQEKHKAPPPPTVSVARVALRSLDGGFTASGRLLPREEVAIAPELSGYRIARVLVEEDAQVRAGQVLAVLDDALLRSQIAQARAQLTQSQVAYDKARMEAVRVSGLDNQGILSQEAIDQRRIADRSAQASVGVARAQLDDLLTREQRLTIRTPVAGRVLQRSARPGEPSASGTTLFTIARDNLVELNAEVPEAAMGTLATGDPVRVMLASGAVIDGHVRLLGARVDNQTGLSTARIALPVRQDLRPGGFAQARFTRMGGPVLTAPEGAVHYDADGAYMLLLDGKDRVHRMAVRTGRRTGGMVEILSGPHQGDRAVLGGGAFVLEGDKVRIAGGKASS; via the coding sequence GTGACCCACAAGCCCCGTCTCCTCCTGATGGCGCTGTCTCCTCTCCTGTCGCTCGCGGCGTGCGGCGGAGAGCAGGAAAAGCACAAGGCGCCGCCGCCACCGACCGTTTCGGTGGCGCGGGTGGCATTGCGCTCGCTTGATGGCGGTTTCACGGCGTCCGGCCGGCTTCTTCCGCGGGAAGAGGTGGCGATCGCGCCGGAACTGTCGGGTTACCGGATCGCGCGGGTGCTGGTGGAGGAGGATGCGCAGGTGCGCGCCGGGCAGGTGCTGGCGGTGCTGGACGACGCATTGCTGCGTTCCCAGATCGCGCAGGCGCGCGCGCAATTGACCCAGAGCCAAGTGGCCTATGACAAGGCGCGGATGGAGGCCGTCCGGGTGTCGGGTCTCGATAATCAGGGCATATTGTCGCAGGAAGCGATCGACCAGCGACGCATTGCCGATCGCTCGGCGCAGGCATCCGTTGGCGTCGCACGGGCGCAACTGGATGATCTGTTGACCCGTGAGCAGCGGTTGACCATTCGCACGCCGGTTGCCGGTCGCGTGCTTCAGCGATCGGCCAGACCGGGCGAGCCGTCCGCTTCGGGCACGACGCTGTTCACTATTGCGCGGGACAATCTGGTCGAACTGAACGCGGAGGTGCCGGAGGCGGCGATGGGCACTCTGGCGACGGGCGATCCGGTCAGGGTCATGCTGGCGTCCGGTGCGGTGATCGATGGTCATGTCCGGTTGCTGGGCGCACGCGTCGATAATCAGACAGGCCTGTCGACGGCGCGCATTGCGCTGCCGGTACGGCAGGATTTGCGACCGGGCGGATTTGCGCAGGCGCGCTTCACCAGGATGGGCGGCCCGGTGCTGACGGCGCCGGAAGGCGCGGTCCATTATGATGCGGACGGCGCCTATATGCTGCTGCTCGACGGCAAGGATCGCGTGCATCGCATGGCCGTCCGCACCGGGCGACGGACGGGCGGCATGGTGGAAATCCTGTCTGGCCCACATCAGGGCGACCGGGCCGTATTGGGCGGCGGCGCCTTCGTGCTGGAAGGTGACAAGGTGCGGATCGCCGGTGGAAAGGCCAGTTCATGA